From the Manihot esculenta cultivar AM560-2 chromosome 3, M.esculenta_v8, whole genome shotgun sequence genome, one window contains:
- the LOC110612058 gene encoding diacylglycerol O-acyltransferase 3, with protein MDVSGFAFHQLPFFPPGAGVGTCNSQSSSSSSRLSICGVSLKPRKACTMLDSSEFRDRGHLQYYHGGGNKKEKQSVKKKLKLVKGLSKDLSTFSQLVVDDGLVDQDRAKLVLEATQGLMEQLRQLRANEKEFKRKKKEEKAKLRSTRIDCESSTFESSESECGELIDMSRVRYEAVPVAQPMLADFQQEASSTLPNLPTQKPNIISTSPYLEKECCSGPTVCCDDRSSSAKRIEVCMGNKCKKSGGAALLEELARLVGVEGAVVGCKCMGKCRDGPNVRVLNSIESVRTPANPLCVGVGLEDVGVILSNFFGEDQLQGLAQAS; from the exons ATGGATGTCTCTGGCTTTGCTTTCCACCAGCTCCCCTTCTTTCCCCCCGGTGCCGGCGTTGGAACCTGTAATTCccaatcatcttcttcttcttcaaggcTATCTATTTGCGGAGTTTCTTTGAAACCCAGAAAGGCATGTACGATGTTGGATTCGTCAGAGTTTAGAGATAGGGGGCATCTACAGTATTACCATGGAGGAGGGAACAAGAAGGAGAAACAGTCTGTTAAGAAAAAGTTGAAATTAGTAAAGGGCTTATCCAAGGATTTGTCCACATTTTCTCAGCTAGTTGTTGATGATGGTTTGGTGGATCAAGATCGGGCCAAGTTGGTTTTG GAAGCAACACAAGGATTAATGGAACAGCTGAGACAGTTGAGAGCAAATGAGAAAGAATTtaagaggaagaagaaagaagagaaggcCAAGCTAAGATCCACAAGGATTGATTGTGAATCATCCACATTTGAATCCAGTGAAAGCGAATGTGGGGAGTTGATTGACATGAGCCGCGTGAGATATGAAGCTGTTCCGGTTGCACAACCAATGCTAGCTGATTTCCAGCAAGAAGCATCTTCAACCCTCCCGAACTTGCCAACCCAAAAGCCGAACATAATTAGCACTTCACCATATCTTGAAAAAGAATGCTGCAGTGGGCCAACTGTTTGCTGTGATGACAGGAGTAGCTCAGCAAAGAGAATTGAGGTATGCATGGGTAACAAGTGCAAGAAGTCTGGGGGCGCAGCATTGTTGGAGGAATTAGCGAGGCTTGTGGGGGTAGAGGGTGCAGTCGTCGGCTGCAAGTGTATGGGCAAGTGCAGGGACGGACCTAACGTCAGGGTCCTGAATTCCATTGAATCTGTTAGAACTCCGGCCAACCCGCTTTGCGTTGGTGTTGGTTTGGAGGATGTAGGTGTTATTCTGTCCAATTTCTTTGGGGAGGATCAGCTTCAGGGTCTGGCCCAAGCATCTTAG